GGTGCCTTCAATATTGACCCAGTCGCCCGGGCGATAAGGCAGCTCAATAGCTGAAACGACCCCCGCAATCAGGCTACTAACGTAGTCCTTCATAGCAAAGCCAATGGCTAATCCCAGCGCGCCCAGCAGCGTCACCATGTTGCGTAACGACGGCTCGATAATAATCGGCGTAATAATCGCCAGCGCCACTATCAGCACCAACAGGCGCGTTAGCGGCACCAGCGCAAAAATTCGAAAGCGCACTTGGCCGTGTAACCGCGAAGCCAGCCAGTTGAGCCCACGCTGGCTGACAATAATCAGCACAATGGCAGTTAACAGCACCAGCCCTACGGTGATTAATGCCTGACTATCGATATCGTTAAACAGTCGTGCGTACTTTTTGGCGTCGTCCATGGAGCCCTCCGTGGGCCTGCCGCTTTTTGAGAGTCGGCTTAAAGAGAATCGATCAGATAATTGCGCGACTCTAATAACTGGCGAACGCTGGCGTAGCTTAACGGGGCGATCTGCCAGCGCCCTTCACAGCTTGAAACAATCCCTTTACGCTGCAGCGCCAGCCGGGCATTGAGCGCTTCGTGATGAGAGAACGGCAGTACCTCTCCCAGCGACTGATCGTCCAGGCCACCGTGAATCAATAGCGCATGCAGCACTAGCGTTGCGATATCGCCAGTATCCGCAGGCAGCTCCGCATCGGCCAGCGCATCTACCAGCCACAGTGCTTGTGTCTCGCCTGACGATGGCTCACGCAGCCGTTCGTGCCAGTAGTGCCAAGCAATGCCCAGATGTCCACGACAGTGGGCCGCCAAACGCTGCAGCTCTTTATGTGCAGATTGGTGGCGTTTTGTTTCTAGCGCCGGCAGTATCTGCTCGCCGGTACGGGTGCTGTAGACCGACGGATACTGACCATCACTTGCGGCAATACTGGAAAAATAGCGTGTTAGCTGTTCGCCTTGCATCGACTGCAGTGTAAATACCGGCGCCCCGTCGATCCCGATCACCTGCTGAAGATAGGCATAGGTCCAGCTATCGCACCCAATCACGCCGTGCCCTAAGCGACCACTTAAGGCACGCTCAAGAAATTCACGAATGCTCTGAATACCCTGCGTGTGGCGCAAAAAATGCCGTTCTAAGGCAGGCACTGCCCAGCTTTTCTGGTTCACACAGTGTGCTATCCACTGCGTATCGCCGTTGGCAAGCTCGCTAAGCGCTGGGGGCTCAACGCAAACGGCGTGATGCTGCTTGGCCCAATGGGTAACCACAGAGGCATGACCGCCATGGGGTGGCGTAATAAAAAACGTTACCGGCGCGTCTTGACCGTCAAGAGCCTGCGCTAACAGGCTTGCAGCAGGTGCCCAGTCGACCGGGGGCACTAAATGAGCCAGCCGAACCTCAGGTAAAGAGCGGAGCTCGTGTTCCTCTTTTATCTGCTGTTCTGAGGTTTGCTTACCGATTAACCACTTTGAAGCGGAGCGCCAACGACGTCGCCACTGGCTCGTCTGCGTCTTTTCGGGGGGGCAAAACTGATCCAGCGCGACCACTTCCCACAGTGGCGAGACGCCTGTTGATGGGTACTCCCCCATGACACTTTCCCTATAGCTGCGTAAGTCATCACTTTAGCACGATGCACTCGGCTTCTAACGACACACGAACTTATAGTCTAAAATAAAGTCTTCATAGACAGGGCATTAAGGTACCTAGCGTACGGATGTGTTTTGCCATAGCGATTGCGGGCTAAAGGAGCAAGCGATGAGTGTCGTTCATGTCAGTGAAGAAGAGCTGCACGATAAAATAGGCAAGTGTATTGCTGGGGAACGGCTACTGATTGAGCAGAATGGTAATCGGTTCAGTGCCCGAATACAGCACGCTACGACGGCGGGCGTGAAAGTGATTCCAGACACTGAAATCAAGAATAGCCACACGTCATCCGGCGATGTAGAAGGGATGACAGTGGCCTATAAAGATATACTTGAGCTTGAGGTAAAAGGCGTGGTTTACAGCCGTTTATTAGATTAATACGCGCCCCTGCCCGCCTTGAACTCACCATCAAGGCGGGCAGGCCGTCTAGCGAGCATTAATGTTTTGAAACATCAGCATGTCTTAAAACGTCAGGCAAATTTTCCCAAAGTGCTTACCTGATTCCTGATGCCGAAAGGCGTCTGCGATGTCGGCCAGCGGAAACTCGCGATCAATGACCGGGTGCATATCCAGGGTTTCCAACGCGCGAATCATCTCAATTTGATGCCGACGACTGCCTACTATCAGCCCTTTAAGATTGGCTTGCTTGGCCATTAACTTGGCGGTCGGCACCTCACCTTCACGGCCGGTCAAGATACCAATCAGTGCGATCTTGCCACCAATTTTTACCGCGTCAATCGACTGAGCCAGCGTGCCGGCACCACCCACTTCAACAATATGATCAACGCCTTCGCCGTTGGTGAGCTCTTTAACGCGCTTACCCCAATCCGGCGTCTCTTTATAGTTGATAGTGTACTCAGCGCCCATTTCCTTCAGCCGTGCCAGTTTTTCGTTGGACGATGAGGTCGCAATGACCCGCGCGCCCATCATGCGCGCAAACTGCAGGGCAAAGATTGATACCCCGCCGGTGCCCAGCACCAGCACGCTATCACCCGCCTTGATATTGCCATCGACCACCAGTGCCCGCCAAGCGGTTAAGCCTGCGGTGGTCAAAGTAGCCGATTCAGCATGGCTGTAGCCCTTAGGCTGGTGAGTAAACCACTCGAATGGGCGTACAACCTGCTCACGCGCATAGCCGTCCACGCCGTCACCCGGCGTCGTACGGAAATCGCCGACGCGCGCAGGGCCTTCCAGCCAATGAGGAAAGAAGGTAGACACAACGTGATCACCCACGGCGAACTCAGTCACGCCCTCGCCCACCGCCTCAACAACACCCGCGCCATCTGACATGGGGATACGCTGATCTTCCGTCGGGATCATCCCGGCGACCACGGCGTAGTCGTGGAAATTCAGCGAGCTTGCGTGCAGGCGTACGCGAATCTCACCGGCCACCGGCTCACCGGGCGCCTCCATCTGCTGTAGGCTGAGATTATCTAACCCACCGGGCTGCTGCAGTGTAATGACTTGCATCGTCTACCTCTCTCGCAGCGCTCGCTGCTAGTGATTTGATGTAAAGGACACGTTAAGACGCATCACTTTCCGACACGTCTAAGCCTAAAAAGCCACCGGACTGACGCTGCCATAGGCTTGCATAGATGCCGTCTTGCTCCAGGAGTTCCTGGTGCGTGCCGGTTTCGACAATGCGCCCTTCGTCCACAACGATCAATCGATCAAGCATGGCAATCGTGGAAAGGCGGTGGGCAATGGCGATAACCGTTTTACCTTCCATCAGCGTATCCAGCTGCTCTTGAATGGCAGCCTCTACCTCTGAGTCCAATGCAGAGGTTGCCTCGTCGAGCACGAGAATCGGCGCATTTTTAAGCAGCACTCGAGCAATAGCAATCCGTTGGCGCTGGCCCCCTGACAGCTTAACGCCCCGCTCGCCTACGTGGGCATCTAGCCCTCGCCGCCCTGTCGGATCGACAAGCTGATCGATAAAGGAATCGGCATGGGCGCGGCATACCGCGTTCCAAACGTCTTCATCGTTGGCCTGCGGACTGCCGTAGCGAATATTGTCGCGCAGCGAGCGGTGAAGCAGCGAAGTGTCCTGCGTCACCATGCCGATCTGATGGCGCAACGACGTCTGGGTGACGTGGGCAATATCCTGCCCATCAATTAAAATGCGCCCGCTCTGTATGTCATAAAAACGCAGCAGCAGGTTAGCAAGCGTTGACTTACCCGCACCGGAGCGGCCAATCAGGCCAATTTTTTCACCCGGGGCAATGGTGAGATTGAGCCCATCAAACACGGTTTTACTTTCACCTTTAGCTTGGTCGTAGCCAAACCGCATCGCCTCGAAGCGAATTTCCCCCTGGGGGACCAATAACGCCGGTGCATTAGGCGCGTCGCGCACCGTGGGCTCCTGGGCGATAGTGTTCATGCCATCTTGTACGGTACCGATATTTTCAAACAGCCCCGCCACTTCCCATAAAATCCAATCGGACATGAAGCGAATACGCATCACCAGCGCAATCGCGATCGTCAGCACCCCCAGGGAAATCGCCTCCATATACCAGGCACTGATAGCCATGGCCGCCGTGCCTACCAAAAGCGCCGTGTTCAGCAGCGTCAGCCCGACGCTCATAATCGTGACCAGGCGCATCTGGTCATGCACCGTCACCATAAAGCCTTCCATCGCATCACGCGCATAGCGCTGCTCGCGCTGAGTGTCGGCAAACAGTTTGATGGTCTGAATATTGCTGTAGCTGTCGACCACGCGGCCGGTCATTTGCGCGCGAGCATCGGCTTGAGCCATCGAAACGTCGCGCAGGCGGGGAACAAAGAAACGCATAATCGCCAAGTAGCCGACGAGCCAAAGGCCAAGCGGTATCAGCAGTAAAAGGTCCGCCCGGCCGAGCAAAAAGGCGGCGCCGGTGAAATACACGATGGCGTAGACCAGCAGGCCCATCACCTTAGTGACGGTTTCGCGGATCGCCAGCGCGGTTTGCATGACTTTCTGCGACACTCGCCCAGAAAACTCATCCTGATAAAACGCCAGACTTTGGCTGAGCATATGGCGATGCGAAAGCCAGCGACCAATCATCGGGTAGTTGCCGAAAATACTTTGATGCGTTACCAGCGACTGCATCAGCACCAGCAGCGGCAAGCCGACCAGCATTAAAAGCCCTAAGCCTGCCAGCCATAGGCCATTTTCGGCCCAAAAGCCCGCTCGCTCAACGTTGCCCAGCCAATCCACTAGCTGGCCCATATAGCTGAAGAAAACCACTTCGGCGCCTGACACCAGCGCCGTAAACAGCGTCATTAACAGCAGCAGCGGCAACATTGGGCGCGAAAAATGCACGATAAAGGGCATTAAGCCTTTAGGCGGTGTTTTGACGTCGCCTTCAGGATAGGGATTAATCCGCGTTTCGAAGTAACGAAATAGCGGCTGTAAAACACGCGATAGCATGGGTCTTCCTTACGTAACTAACGTTGGTTTAACGGTCTTTGGAATAGTTATTTATTAACGTGTTTTGCTGATATTTTAAGAAGCGGATCGACGCATCAACCAGCGCGCCCAAAAGGGCGCGATGATCATTAGGGTCACCATTCTTAGCAGATGGTGGAACGCCACGAACACCGGATCAATGTTGAGCGCGACGGCCAAAATCGCCATTTCACCTATTCCCCCCGGCGCCAGCGCCAACAGCGCCACATCGCGCCCTACGCCCAATAGTTGATGAATCAGCTCCGCAAATAATGCCAGTACGACTAATGCTAATAGGGTTGCAATGCCCGACTGCCACAAATAGCGCCCTAGCAACTTGCGCGTCATGCCCTGAAAGCGCGAGCCAATAGCGCTGCCCAGCACCCAGAGCATTACATTCATGCCCCAGCCCGGTAACGCGAGACTGGCTATATCAAAACCGGACAATAAAGCTGCCATTAGCAGCGGTGCCAGCAGCGCTGGGGTAGGGATGCGCAGAAAGCGACCTAGTGGCAACACAAGCGGTATCGTCAATAGCATCCAGCCATGTTCTAAGCCGCTATTAACAGGGCCAACGCTCTCGCTGCCATCGCCAGAGGCCCAGAACAGTGGCGGTAAAAACAGAATCACCAGGATGATACGCAGCGACTGCGCCACTGCGATACGCTGAGGATCGCCGCCGCATTTTTCACCCAATAATATCATCGCCGTCATGGCGCCGGGCGCAGCCCCAAACCACGCACTGACAGGATCAAATCCACAGCGCCGATACCAGGCGGCCGCCACTGCCGTAGACGCCGCGACTCCCAACAGCAGTAGCCCAGCGGAGACTGGCCAATCGCCCACCCGATGCGCCAACTGCGGCGTGACCTGGCTGCCCAGCACCATACCCATAATAGCTAAGAAAACATTGCGGATCGGCTCAGGCACTGCGACCTTCACGCCTTGAGATGAGACCAGTAAATTGGCAATAAGCGGGCCAAGCATCCAGGCGAGGGGTAGCCCTGTCAGTTGGAAGGCGATGCCGCCGACCGCGCCAACCGCTAACGATGCTGCCAGTCCTTTGACGCTCCCTGCATTTATCTGGATATCCTTCACGCCAACTCCCCTGGTTCCAAAACGTTACTCATCGCTACGCAATTATTAACCTGCTAAGCGTAACCGTCAGTTTACCATCGACGAGACCATTTTGGGCTTCAGGGCCGCGCCTGAACCACCTTCTTACACCCGCTTAAGCGAATACAAAACGTAATTTTTGGCGACGTCATCTACACACACGCAGCCGCACGCGTATAATGCTCAGCTGCCATTAATGGCGAACTTTCTCAGGGCGGGGTGTAAGTCCCCACCGGTGGTAATGCCGCGTCAATCGTTATTGCGGATAAGCCCACGAGCGCTCAGCCAGCTAATAGCTTTTAGCGGCTGAGGTCAGCAGATTCGGTGAGATTCCGGAGCCGACGGTCATAGTCCGGATAAAAGAGAAGGTTTCCATGCTGTGCGTATGACAGTGCCTATTATTAATAGGCCTGGCCGTGTGCCGTTGGATTCCTAATGCCCTGATTCTGGTAAACCATCCAAAAGGATAACCATGAATCAGACCCACGTTTCTTCATCACCTCGCATTGCTTTTATCGAAGCCTCCTGGCATCACGATATTGTCAGCCAAGCCCGAGACGCCTTTATTGCTCAGCTGTCGAGCCAGCATGGTTTTGCCGCAGAGCAAGTAGAGGTCTTCCAAGTAGCAGGCGCTTATGAAATTCCGTTGCAGGCAAAACTATTAGCCAAAACGAAGCGCTACGCGGCCATCGTCGGCGCGGGATTCGTAATTGATGGGGGTATCTACCGCCACGACTTCGTCGCTCAAGCCGTAGTCGAAGGTATGATGCACGCGCAGCTTGAAACTGAAATACCGATTCTTTCTGTTGTGCTGACGCCGCATCATTTTCATGAACACGCCACCCATCACGACTTTTTTCACTCTCACTTTTGTGCCAAAGGAAAGGAAGCGGCTGATGCCGTGGTGATGACGCTCAACAATCATCGCAAAATTCATGAGTTAACATAGATCACACCCTTAAATCTTATGGGGCATGCTGAGAACAGCGGGCGGCCTAAATGACCGCTCGTCACGAAAGTGACGTCAAAAGCGCTTTAATGGTATTGGTCATGTACGTCAGAAAACTAATGCGCTGGCTTCGACTACCCATGGCTATTTTGATATATGAACCCATCAACTTCTTCCACCATCGGAATGCTACTGGCAGCACCGAGCTTTTGTACCGCCAGGGCAGCCGCCGCTGTTGCCCGCTGCAAGCACCGTGAGGGCATTAGGCCAGCTTGCCTCGCCGCAAGGAAGTAGCCTACAAAGGTATCGCCTGCGGCCGTTGTATCAATGGCCTTTACCTTTAAAGCCGGTTGAAAAAGGGTCTCGCTGCTGCGCTGATACCAAGCCCCCTCGCTACCCAGGGTAAGAACCACCTCGACATCGCCAAGCAACTCTTTACAACACTTTAGCAAATCCGCAGCGCTCGACTCGACCGGCACGTCTAATAAAGCGGCGGCCTCTGTACGATTAAAAAAAAGTAGCTCACATTGGTCTAGAGGCAGTGACGATACCTGCAAGGTCATTGGTGCAGGATTAAATATCACTTTGCAGCCGTGGCTCACTGCTAGTGGAATAAGCTGATCAAGCCCGTTACATTCGTTCTGAATAAGTATTGTATCGCCAGGCGCGGTTTGCGCAATCAGCGCCATCATTCTCTCCTGCGTAAAACCATGATTAGCGCCAGAGAATAAAAGAATAGCGTTTTCACCATATGAATCAATTTGAATAATGGCATGCCCACTTGGCTCTGTAGTCAATTCAATATCTTTCACAACAACACCCGCAGACTCAAGCTCATGGGCTACCCAGGCATCTGTCGATGAAACCCGCCCCCAGTGGCTCACCGCTCCCTTGGCGCGAGCTATTGCCAGCGATTGATTGACGCCTTTTCCACCCAAGCCAACATTATATTGATTGCTTTCCAGCGTTTCGCCAGGGCGAACAAAATAGGGAACACGGTAACTATAATCAATATTAATAGAACCAAAATTAAAGATCATTGACACACCCTCTTATTTAAAAAGCCAGCCAGCTTTAAAACTGACTGGCCCTTAAGCAAGATTTTTAACACTTACTTTTCTATACCTACTTTTCTATACCTACTTTTCTATACCTACTTTTCTATACCTACTCTTCTAATGCTTAATCTTCCAACACCTATTCTTCCAACACAAAGGGAGAGGTATAGCTATCAACATTATCCGGCGTGATAAGGATACAATCATAAAGCTGCTTTTCACTATTTAGCCCTGTTTCACCTGTGTTGATGTAATGATCCGCAATTTTTACGGCATCTTCTGCAAATACGGCTACTGGCTGTAGAACGGTATAAGCCAACTCACCCGAGCGAACCGCATCAACAGCATCTGGCGAACCGTCAAAACCACCAACCAACACATCATCGAGCACCCCCTCCTGTTTTAGAGCGACAATTGCGCCTAAGGCCATTTCATCGTTACCGCTAATGACGCCTCTGATATCAGGATGTGAACGGAGCATGCTCTGCATTTTATTGCGCCCTTCGGTTCGGTCCCAATTAGCGATATCAGACGCTGCCAGGGTAAGGTCAGGATACTGGCTAAGCACCGTCTCATAGCCATTGGACCTTGTCGCAGCATTGTTATCAGAAGGAGGCCCCTTTAATTCTATATAAGACCCCTCGCCGTCCAGTTGCATTGCCCACTCTTGCGCTCCTAACGCCGCTCCCTGTGCATTATTGGAAACCAGCTGCGCCTTGGCTAATCCCTGTTGATTAATCTCTGCGTTAATAATAAATACCGGGATTCCTGCATCAATTGCTCTTCGTACAGCGCCAATTGAGCCGTCCGCATTAGCAGGATCCAGAATGATGGCTTTAGCTCCATTAGTGATCGCCGTATCGACCTGATTGCTCTCAGTGTTGGTATCACCCACATGGGAACTTACATTTGCGTCATAGCCCAACTCTTGTGCTGTACGTTCAGCAATTGTCCCTTCCGTTTGCCAATAGGGGTTTGACATATCATTGACAATAATTGAGATCAGCCCCTTATCCTGAGCAACGATAGAGCCGCTAAAGAGCATCGAGACACTGGCGAGTGCTGTAAAAAGTACTTTTTTACTTTTTGGAAGCATGATTATTACCTCATCGTTATGATTGTTAGTCTTTAAATAGATAGACCTGAGCAGGTCACACTTCTAAGCAATGCTACGTTAAGCAGCGCTTGCTCTAGAATCTTCGCGCTTAATTTCTGTCGCTTTCTCAGCTTTTTTCGAGGACTTATTTTTAGCACTGTATTGGACATTATTTAACATAACAGCGAAGACGATAACACTGCCCGTGAAGACCATCTGCCAGTATGCAGACACACCGATGATGACAAGACCATCGGCCAGAAAACCAATCACAAATGCGCCCAATAACGTATTGCGAACCGTGCCACGCCCTCCCATAAGCGAGGCTCCACCAATCACAACCGCAGCAATCGCTGTCAGCTCATAAGTAGTCCCTGCCGTAGGCCCAGCAGACGTCAACTGTGAGGCAAGCACAATTCCAGCCATGGCAGCACATACGCCAGAAATAATATAGACAGAAAGCTTAACGCGATTGACGGGCACTCCAGAAAGCTCTGCAGCACGCGCATTACCACCCGTAGAGTAAATCCACCGGCCAAAAGGCGTACGGCTGAGTGCCAACATGCAAACAATCGCGACACAAAAGAGAATCAAAACGCCTACCGGTATACCCAGTAATTTATTAAACCCAAGCCATTCAAAGCCAGTATTACCTAATGCAGGATCACCACTTAAACTGTTAAACGTTAACCCATCCGTTAGCAATAGAGCGGCTCCGCGAGCAACATATAACATACCCAGCGTGGCCACAAAAGCAGGCACTTTGAAGTAGGCAACTAATACGCCATTGACAGCCCCTACTAGCCCGCCTAGTAAGCAGGTAAGTACCACTACAACCCAGACTGAAGGAAAGAAAGCCAAATCGAGCGCCTCAATCTCTACCCCTTCTAGCAACATACCCGCGAACACCCCGCAAAGTGCTAGCGTAGAGCCAACCGATAAATCGATACCGCCGGTCAGAATGACAAACAGCATGCCGATGCCTAGTAAGCCAAAAACCGCTACATGCGAAGACATGGTTAAAAAATTACCCGTTGAAAAATAAACAGGCGAGAGCATGGAAAACACAATAATGATGACGATTAATGCGAAAAAAGCCCTACCTTCCAGCAAAATCTTCACAATATCGATACTGCCCTTTCCAACCTGCAACGCGTTATTGTTGTGATGAGACATAGCCATTACCTATCCAATTAAATAATCACGCAGCAACTGATTCGCCCGAGGCCGCCATAATTTCATCTTTTGTTACACCCGGTTTGAATTCAGCAGAGATCCGACCTTTACTCATCACCAGCACTCTGTGCGGGATACTCAAGCACTCGCTTACTTCAGAGGTTGTAAAAACAACCGCCAACCCTCGCCGAGCCCCTTGGCTTAATAACTTGAACACTTCGGCCTTGGCACCCACATCAATGCCACGACTTGGTTCATCAAGCATGATGACGTCTGGATGCGTCGCCAACATCTTACCGATCACCACTTTCTGCTGGTTACCGCCAGACAATGAACCAATGTCAGCCTCTCCACCGTCTGTTTTGATGCGCACCTTATCGATAGCTGAATTAATCATTTCTGCCTCCAAACTGGATGACGTAAGCCCCTTGCGAGTAAACGCATGGATACTGGCTAGCGACAGATTTCCACCGACGGACAGGGTAGGCACTAATCCATCACGCTGGCGATCCTCAGGCACTAACACCAACC
This DNA window, taken from Vreelandella profundi, encodes the following:
- a CDS encoding zinc-dependent alcohol dehydrogenase family protein produces the protein MQVITLQQPGGLDNLSLQQMEAPGEPVAGEIRVRLHASSLNFHDYAVVAGMIPTEDQRIPMSDGAGVVEAVGEGVTEFAVGDHVVSTFFPHWLEGPARVGDFRTTPGDGVDGYAREQVVRPFEWFTHQPKGYSHAESATLTTAGLTAWRALVVDGNIKAGDSVLVLGTGGVSIFALQFARMMGARVIATSSSNEKLARLKEMGAEYTINYKETPDWGKRVKELTNGEGVDHIVEVGGAGTLAQSIDAVKIGGKIALIGILTGREGEVPTAKLMAKQANLKGLIVGSRRHQIEMIRALETLDMHPVIDREFPLADIADAFRHQESGKHFGKICLTF
- a CDS encoding ABC transporter ATP-binding protein, translated to MLSRVLQPLFRYFETRINPYPEGDVKTPPKGLMPFIVHFSRPMLPLLLLMTLFTALVSGAEVVFFSYMGQLVDWLGNVERAGFWAENGLWLAGLGLLMLVGLPLLVLMQSLVTHQSIFGNYPMIGRWLSHRHMLSQSLAFYQDEFSGRVSQKVMQTALAIRETVTKVMGLLVYAIVYFTGAAFLLGRADLLLLIPLGLWLVGYLAIMRFFVPRLRDVSMAQADARAQMTGRVVDSYSNIQTIKLFADTQREQRYARDAMEGFMVTVHDQMRLVTIMSVGLTLLNTALLVGTAAMAISAWYMEAISLGVLTIAIALVMRIRFMSDWILWEVAGLFENIGTVQDGMNTIAQEPTVRDAPNAPALLVPQGEIRFEAMRFGYDQAKGESKTVFDGLNLTIAPGEKIGLIGRSGAGKSTLANLLLRFYDIQSGRILIDGQDIAHVTQTSLRHQIGMVTQDTSLLHRSLRDNIRYGSPQANDEDVWNAVCRAHADSFIDQLVDPTGRRGLDAHVGERGVKLSGGQRQRIAIARVLLKNAPILVLDEATSALDSEVEAAIQEQLDTLMEGKTVIAIAHRLSTIAMLDRLIVVDEGRIVETGTHQELLEQDGIYASLWQRQSGGFLGLDVSESDAS
- a CDS encoding AbrB family transcriptional regulator, yielding MKDIQINAGSVKGLAASLAVGAVGGIAFQLTGLPLAWMLGPLIANLLVSSQGVKVAVPEPIRNVFLAIMGMVLGSQVTPQLAHRVGDWPVSAGLLLLGVAASTAVAAAWYRRCGFDPVSAWFGAAPGAMTAMILLGEKCGGDPQRIAVAQSLRIILVILFLPPLFWASGDGSESVGPVNSGLEHGWMLLTIPLVLPLGRFLRIPTPALLAPLLMAALLSGFDIASLALPGWGMNVMLWVLGSAIGSRFQGMTRKLLGRYLWQSGIATLLALVVLALFAELIHQLLGVGRDVALLALAPGGIGEMAILAVALNIDPVFVAFHHLLRMVTLMIIAPFWARWLMRRSAS
- a CDS encoding 6,7-dimethyl-8-ribityllumazine synthase, with the protein product MNQTHVSSSPRIAFIEASWHHDIVSQARDAFIAQLSSQHGFAAEQVEVFQVAGAYEIPLQAKLLAKTKRYAAIVGAGFVIDGGIYRHDFVAQAVVEGMMHAQLETEIPILSVVLTPHHFHEHATHHDFFHSHFCAKGKEAADAVVMTLNNHRKIHELT
- a CDS encoding ribokinase, with the translated sequence MIFNFGSINIDYSYRVPYFVRPGETLESNQYNVGLGGKGVNQSLAIARAKGAVSHWGRVSSTDAWVAHELESAGVVVKDIELTTEPSGHAIIQIDSYGENAILLFSGANHGFTQERMMALIAQTAPGDTILIQNECNGLDQLIPLAVSHGCKVIFNPAPMTLQVSSLPLDQCELLFFNRTEAAALLDVPVESSAADLLKCCKELLGDVEVVLTLGSEGAWYQRSSETLFQPALKVKAIDTTAAGDTFVGYFLAARQAGLMPSRCLQRATAAAALAVQKLGAASSIPMVEEVDGFIYQNSHG
- a CDS encoding D-ribose ABC transporter substrate-binding protein codes for the protein MLPKSKKVLFTALASVSMLFSGSIVAQDKGLISIIVNDMSNPYWQTEGTIAERTAQELGYDANVSSHVGDTNTESNQVDTAITNGAKAIILDPANADGSIGAVRRAIDAGIPVFIINAEINQQGLAKAQLVSNNAQGAALGAQEWAMQLDGEGSYIELKGPPSDNNAATRSNGYETVLSQYPDLTLAASDIANWDRTEGRNKMQSMLRSHPDIRGVISGNDEMALGAIVALKQEGVLDDVLVGGFDGSPDAVDAVRSGELAYTVLQPVAVFAEDAVKIADHYINTGETGLNSEKQLYDCILITPDNVDSYTSPFVLEE
- a CDS encoding ABC transporter permease, with amino-acid sequence MSHHNNNALQVGKGSIDIVKILLEGRAFFALIVIIIVFSMLSPVYFSTGNFLTMSSHVAVFGLLGIGMLFVILTGGIDLSVGSTLALCGVFAGMLLEGVEIEALDLAFFPSVWVVVVLTCLLGGLVGAVNGVLVAYFKVPAFVATLGMLYVARGAALLLTDGLTFNSLSGDPALGNTGFEWLGFNKLLGIPVGVLILFCVAIVCMLALSRTPFGRWIYSTGGNARAAELSGVPVNRVKLSVYIISGVCAAMAGIVLASQLTSAGPTAGTTYELTAIAAVVIGGASLMGGRGTVRNTLLGAFVIGFLADGLVIIGVSAYWQMVFTGSVIVFAVMLNNVQYSAKNKSSKKAEKATEIKREDSRASAA